One window of the Oceanicaulis sp. genome contains the following:
- the pth gene encoding aminoacyl-tRNA hydrolase, with the protein MYLIAGLGNPGAQYAGNRHNAGFMALDAIAERHAQTPWRKRFHGQACEALIETGQGPQKVLLLKPETYYNEAGRSVGEAARFYKIPTPMVAVFHDELDLAPGKFRLKLGGGHAGNNGLRSIMAHLDGDFRRGRIGIGHPGDKNKVTGWVLSDFPKAETWISDLTDAIARAAPLLVEGQDDAFQTKVTHLAPAP; encoded by the coding sequence ATGTATCTGATCGCAGGGCTGGGAAATCCAGGTGCGCAATACGCCGGCAACCGGCACAACGCCGGCTTCATGGCGCTGGACGCCATCGCCGAGCGTCATGCGCAGACCCCCTGGCGCAAGCGCTTCCATGGCCAGGCCTGCGAGGCGCTGATCGAGACCGGCCAGGGCCCTCAGAAGGTGCTGCTCTTAAAGCCTGAGACCTACTACAACGAGGCCGGCCGGTCGGTCGGCGAGGCGGCGCGCTTTTACAAGATCCCCACGCCCATGGTCGCCGTCTTCCACGACGAGCTCGACCTCGCGCCGGGCAAGTTCCGGCTCAAGCTGGGCGGCGGGCATGCGGGAAACAACGGCCTGCGCTCGATCATGGCGCATCTGGACGGCGATTTCCGCCGCGGCCGGATCGGCATCGGCCACCCCGGCGACAAGAACAAGGTGACCGGCTGGGTGCTGTCGGACTTTCCCAAGGCCGAGACCTGGATCTCCGACCTCACCGACGCGATCGCCCGCGCCGCCCCGCTTCTGGTCGAAGGCCAGGACGACGCCTTCCAGACCAAGGTCACCCATCTCGCGCCGGCGCCCTGA
- a CDS encoding type II toxin-antitoxin system RelE/ParE family toxin yields the protein MKGREGVFRLRVGDWRVLYRDGVVIAVIRIAPRGSAYE from the coding sequence TTGAAGGGCCGGGAAGGCGTTTTTCGCCTCAGGGTCGGGGACTGGCGCGTTCTCTACCGGGACGGTGTCGTGATCGCGGTCATCCGGATCGCGCCGCGCGGATCGGCTTATGAATGA